ACTGTCTTCTCTCAGCTTATCATTTAATACACATTGCTTTGTTCCCTACCTTTCAATGTCTGTCTTCTCTGCCCGAAGATATTGTGGGCAGAAACGGGCCTTTGGCTGTTTGCAATCTAAAGTATACTGAAGCGTACTGCGTTGTAAGCACTTGTTCTGCTTTACATGTATGCTTTCATTTGTCTTCAAGCCCAGGAGACGTGCACTTTTAACACCTCCATGTTCacagagtttaaataatttgcccaagccCAGAAGTGGTAGAATTCAAATTTGAACTCAGGTTTAATTCCAGAATTTGGGCTCGTTTCAGTGACTGCCTGCCTGATCCCACAGTGGGTGTAAAGCGCATGGTAGACCCCAATCTTACCTCCAGGGACGCTGGGAACCAGGTCTGTACCTCAGAAAAAAGCAGATGCCCTGTAGAGAGGAAGCCTCAACACGTAATCGATCACGGAGAATATTCTCCTACAGAAATTTCTCTGCTCTTAGTGATCTCCTACAGTACCTGGGGTTTGAACTACACACTTCAGCACCCAATCATCTATTGTCTTGTTTTTTCTAGTGTGTCTGCCTAAATGCAGAGAATTTCCCTCCTCTCATCAAGTCCAGCCTAGCCTCACTAGCTGATGTGGACAAGAGACTGTTAGGCCTTCACAGCAGGATCTTCCTAATCCACTGGTGAAGACAATCAGTGGCACTCAAATCTAAGAACTTTTTGGAGTGTTTAACAATGCAGTCTTCCGATTATATCCGGGGTGGGACgcaggaatttgtatttttaacaccGAGGTCATTGCTAAGCCATAGTCAATAGATCAGTCTACATTCCTGCCTGTGAGGACCGCCCCATATAGGCAGGATTATTTCCTGGTATAATGATTTCTCTAAACATTGCACACAGCTGAAGAATTAGAAGCTGGGCCTCCTTTGTTTCTGGATACACCACTTGGCAGGTGTAATAACATCCTCTGACAGGCTGCTTGCCACAGGTGCATGCTTGACACGTGCACCCCGCTGGTACCATCCCCCACCCGGTCCTGCTGCCCAACCAAAGACCCCCCCATCCCTACCACCACCCTGCAGCAGTTGCCCTCTTCCAAGCCCTCAAACCCACCCTTacccctttcccttcccccaccatcagcccctcccttcacccccagcccagccctttcCTCCCCCCTTGTCTCTGGGTCCCCCCAGGCTCCTCCCACCTCAGAACAATTTTTTTGTTCCTGGCTAAGAGTTTCCCATGTGAgattgggggttggggggataGTCAGACGGGAGGACACATGGCCATTCCTCAGAGCTCCCACCGAATGGGCATACTTCTTCCACCCGAGAAAACCCTTATGTTTTCCACCAGAGAAACGGGCAGAGGCCTTTCTCTGGAACTTGGCTGGAGGGATGTCACCTCTCTGGGAGAGGCCCCGTCTGCAAGCAACCCAGAGCAGGCCCAGCCTACCGGGTTCCTTTGTTGGGACAGAGGGAATGGAATCTCACCAGTAAGGTGAAAAGGGCTGGAGAGAATACCAAGGACGCACCCACCCTTCTCCGTACGGATGCCTAACACtaaaaggggaaggaaaaaaaagcaccaaCAAAGAGTTTAAGATAGTAGTTCCCAGCTTTTTCAAATATGAAGCATTGTTTAACcaatccattttttaattttttaaattcctgacaTTACAGAACTAAACTGAAATTTATTAACATTCCACTCTTACATTTCTTATcgacaaacagaaataaaattcatgagccaaaaaacccaaaacaaaactaaaaacagggaaaagcttataaaactaaatatggaTCCCAGCATTAACAGCTGAACAgagaatgtgattttttaaattcttagcgGATGATAAAGTTGTGTAGAAACTGAACacttacaaattatttaaaacctGGAATCACTGACCAGAAATTACACAGTTGGATCATGGGAAAACAGCAGAAAGGCGTTATGAGTGAACCTACACTGTTCTAGCTGCACCCCATGCCCTTCTCAGAAGAAAGCCTGGCATTGATTAGATATTGGGCCAGACTAATACTGGCAGCAGAGCCAGTGATAGTAACCTGCCTACCAGAAGAGCCTTCCACTGGATTGGCAATTTTGATCTGGGCCCCGGACATCTGGCGGATCTCATTAATGTTGGCGCCTTGGCGCCCGATTATGCAGCCAATTAAGTTATTTGGAATGGTGAGTTCATGGGTGGTTTGAGTAGATGCATCCAAACTTGCCCAATAGCCTTTCACCTCTGGAGAGCTGGAGTCAATTCCGGCGAATCCGGTCCCGCCGTGCATCATGGCAAAGTGAGACTGTTGTCTTGCCACCTGGTTCAGCTTGGCCAGATCGAGCGGAGAAATGGTGTGTTGTCCTTGAATCGAGTAGGCATCTAGAGGTGGTCCCTCCAGGTCATGGGTGGCGTGGGGGTAGCCCGCAGCGTCGCTGCACCGATCTTGGCCGCCCGCGCAGATGACTGGAGAGCTGGCCGGCATGGGCTGGTACGGAATGGTCATGACTCTCCCTTGCGGAGACTGGGAGAGCGTCTCCAGCATGACCAGGCAGATCTGCTTGACACACTCGGTGACAGACTGCGGCACGCCAGCAATGGTGATGGCCCGCTCGGTGGAGTTGGGCAGCATATCCCCCGCCACCTGGACCTGGGCCCCCGTACTCTCGCGGATCTCTTTGATCTTACACCCGCCTTTCCCAATCAGGGAGCCGCACTGGGTGGCCGGCACCACGAGCCTCAGGGTGACCGGGGGCCTGCTGGCCGCCGTGCTGTTGGTCATGGAGCTGTTGATATCTTCTTCCAGCTTGTCGATGATCATAGCGAAGGCCTTAAAGATGGCATTGGTGGGGCCGGTCAGAGTGATGATTCTCTCCGGGCAATTCCCCTCCGAGATGTTGATCCGCGCGCCACTCTCCTCGCGGATCCTCTTAACCGACTCCCCTTTCTTCCCAATGATGCTTCCTACTTCCTTTCCGTGCATAAGCAGCCGAATGGTGAGAGTCACATTTAGTCCACTTTCAGTCACACCGGCATCCATGGCGAGCGGCGGGCGGCGTTCGGGGGAGTTGGGCTCGTTACGTGGTCAAGTCTTTGGTGGCTggcggggggggaggggagatgtaGGCCCAAAACTGCCGGCGCGAGGCGAGCGAGGGCCGCGGGAGCGAGCGGGCGCGGGCGGGAGGCCGCGGCGTCGTCGCAGGGGCGGGCGGCGGCAGCGGAGGGGGCGAGCGGGGCCGGGAGCGGCGGGCGGGCGGGTGGGCGAGGGCGCGGCGGTGGCGACTCCGGCGGCAGCCTCGGCGGTCTGGGCGGGGCGGGAAGCCCGCTTTCAACCCCGCGTACCCTCTGACCCCGGAAGTGCTTGCTGCGCAGGACCCCTTGAAAAAAATGAGGACCCGTCTTTTTTAGGTCACAAGATTGCGCCAACTCCCACAcggtagtttttaaaaaacccttttaACAGCCTAGAGTTGAAAATAAAGCCCCGATGGACAAAAGCTGTGAGCCCGGCAACGTTTTAAAAGGAACCTGTATTTTATTAACCCTAGCGACCCCGGCAAGTGTTTGGAAACGTTAGTGTTCTGAATTGCGGCGACACATTACTCTCCATCTCTATAGAAGGTATTTCGACAGGGAGCGACGCGGGCAGCCCCGGCGGTAACTGCAGGCGGCAGCTGGGACGCCGCGGTTTTAAAACGTGCGCGTGAGGCGGCCAGAGCGCAGGCGCGAGGGTGTGGGGAGGCGGGCGGGGCAGCCGCGGACTTCCGGGGGGGAAGGGCGGCGAGGCGAGGCCTGCGGGGCGGGCGCGCGCGCTGACGGGCACGTGGGGCCCTTTCGTCCCCGGCGTCCGGGCGCCCCGCaccaacccccacccctgcccagacCCCGCGGTGGCGTCCGGTGAAGAGAAAGACCGAAACCCAGCCCCCCGCCGGGGCCCGAGTCGGGGCTCTGTTCATGGTTTCTGGGAAGTGCTAGAAACACGGCCCTAAAAAGAATGGCGTCCATTTACATAATGCTTTGTTTGCATTTTGCAAGTTTCTTTCGCTTAAACCCGCAGAAACCCCACCTCCTGCCCTAGTGTCGTTTTAGTCCTGGCAGCCGCGTCAGACATTTAAGACAATGGTGTGCTTCTTGGGGCCGCATTTATTCAGGGGGTGCCGACCCGTGCGTTGGGGCGTCCCTGCAGTCCAGGCCCCGCTGCCGCCTTTCGGCCCTTGCCCCTCGGTGCAGCCGCCGCGCCCTGCGCGCTCCGGGGGCGGCCCCCGCGGGCCGCCATCTTGGAAGGCCTTTCCTGCGGGTGTCGCTGCCTCACGTTCCTCTCGTCAAAGAAAGGGCGCTCTGGACGCTGCTGTACCCGTTCCTttctgccccttcc
This genomic interval from Equus quagga isolate Etosha38 chromosome 5, UCLA_HA_Equagga_1.0, whole genome shotgun sequence contains the following:
- the PCBP1 gene encoding poly(rC)-binding protein 1; protein product: MDAGVTESGLNVTLTIRLLMHGKEVGSIIGKKGESVKRIREESGARINISEGNCPERIITLTGPTNAIFKAFAMIIDKLEEDINSSMTNSTAASRPPVTLRLVVPATQCGSLIGKGGCKIKEIRESTGAQVQVAGDMLPNSTERAITIAGVPQSVTECVKQICLVMLETLSQSPQGRVMTIPYQPMPASSPVICAGGQDRCSDAAGYPHATHDLEGPPLDAYSIQGQHTISPLDLAKLNQVARQQSHFAMMHGGTGFAGIDSSSPEVKGYWASLDASTQTTHELTIPNNLIGCIIGRQGANINEIRQMSGAQIKIANPVEGSSGRQVTITGSAASISLAQYLINARLSSEKGMGCS